A single genomic interval of Helianthus annuus cultivar XRQ/B chromosome 13, HanXRQr2.0-SUNRISE, whole genome shotgun sequence harbors:
- the LOC110898210 gene encoding BEL1-like homeodomain protein 1 encodes MATYYNGNSEIQGGDGLQTLVLMNPGYVYYSDTQQSTQSQPANFGFLDSNHPGNHPHANMAPPPPATQQLVGIPLSASPPSSVHSQHDVSSLHSFIPRAQYMYNPVELVQASPREVTPFQQGLSLSLSSQQSRYASQAARVPISPTGDNRRAAIGAGGGGSTSSASGGVSNNMLLNSKYLKATQEILEEVVNVGKVALQNPDQPTKNLGITGGDGGSPTAVTGEAETVTKSASAAELTTAERQEIQMKKAKLVNMLDEVEQRYKQYHQQMQLVISWFEQAAGIGSAKTYTALALQTISKQFRCLKDTIMGQIKAASLSLGEEDGKADGGGSRLKFVDNQLRQQRALQQLGMIQHNAWRPQRGLPERSVSVLRAWLFEHFLHPYPKDSDKHMLAKQTGLTRSQVSNWFINARVRLWKPMVEEMYLEEIKEQEQNGTEASKTNNNDETDENSSSKHEKSLSPENTNRGFRTAKQEKPFHPPPSMAISTSVSTSPTATGINFQNPSGFSLMGPLEMEGITQFSPKKPRNELQQQNQDGGGNFTLTGANPTDFMGGLGGYPIGEIGRFTADQIQQHYSGNGVSLTLGLPHCENLSISGNHHNFLTNQSIQLGRGPELGEENDYNTMNPTSSSHTAALYESMNIQNRKRFAAQPLPDFVA; translated from the exons atGGCGACTTATTACAATGGAAATTCAGAAATTCAAGGTGGAGATGGGCTACAAACACTAGTTCTAATGAATCCAGGATATGTATATTACTCTGATACACAACAATCCACACAATCACAACCCGCGAATTTCGGTTTTCTTGATTCCAATCATCCTGGAAACCATCCACACGCAAACATGGCGCCACCACCGCCTGCGACTCAACAGCTCGTTGGCATACCGCTGTCGGCATCACCACCGTCATCTGTCCACTCCCAACACGACGTATCGTCGCTACACTCGTTCATCCCACGAGCCCAGTACATGTACAACCCGGTTGAGTTGGTGCAAGCGTCCCCGCGTGAGGTTACGCCTTTTCAACAAGGTCTTTCTTTAAGTTTATCTTCTCAGCAATCAAGGTACGCGTCTCAAGCCGCCAGAGTGCCGATTTCTCCCACTGGTGACAACCGAAGAGCGGCTATTGGTgctggtggtggtggatccacaTCATCAGCATCCGGGGGGGTTTCGAATAACATGCTGTTGAACTCGAAGTATTTGAAAGCGACACAAGAGATACTAGAAGAAGTGGTGAACGTTGGAAAAGTAGCGCTCCAGAACCCCGATCAACCAACGAAGAATCTCGGGATTACAGGAGGCGATGGTGGATCACCGACAGCGGTCACTGGAGAAGCTGAAACCGTCACCAAGTCCGCCAGTGCAGCTGAACTTACGACGGCAGAACGACAAGAAATTCAAATGAAGAAAGCAAAACTTGTTAACATGCTTGATGAG GTGGAGCAGAGATACAAACAATATCATCAACAAATGCAACTAGTGATATCATGGTTTGAACAAGCAGCCGGAATCGGGTCTGCGAAAACATACACAGCACTCGCTTTACAAACAATCTCAAAGCAATTCCGGTGCCTAAAAGACACGATTATGGGACAGATCAAGGCCGCCAGCCTTAGTTTAGGGGAAGAAGATGGTAAGGCGGATGGTGGTGGTTCGAGGCTGAAATTTGTGGATAATCAACTCCGACAACAGCGAGCTTTGCAGCAACTGGGAATGATCCAACACAATGCTTGGAGACCCCAACGAGGATTGCCTGAACGTTCTGTTTCGGTTCTTCGTGCCTGGCTTTTCGAACACTTTCTTCACCC TTATCCGAAGGATTCAGACAAACAtatgctcgcgaaacaaacaggtCTTACTAGAAGCCAG GTTTCGAATTGGTTTATCAACGCTCGAGTAAGGCTATGGAAGCCAATGGTCGAGGAGATGTACCTCGAGGAAATCAAGGAACAAGAACAGAACGGAACGGAAGCGAGTAAAACAAACAACAACGACGAAACCGACGAGAATTCATCGTCCAAACACGAGAAAAGCCTTTCGCCAGAAAACACAAACAGAGGATTCCGAACGGCAAAACAAGAGAAACCATTCCATCCGCCGCCATCAATGGCCATTTCGACTAGTGTCTCAACATCTCCGACCGCCACGGGAATCAATttccaaaacccgtcgggtttcagCCTCATGGGACCGCTAGAAATGGAGGGAATCACACAGTTCAGCCCGAAAAAACCGAGAAACGAGCTGCAGCAACAGAATCAGGACGGAGGTGGAAATTTCACGCTTACTGGCGCCAACCCAACCGATTTCATGGGCGGACTCGGTGGCTACCCTATTGGCGAGATCGGGCGGTTCACCGCTGACCAAATCCAACAGCACTACTCCGGTAACGGAGTCTCGTTGACTTTAGGTCTACCACACTGCGAAAACCTATCGATATCCGGGAATCACCATAATTTCCTCACTAACCAAAGCATCCAGCTCGGAAGGGGACCGGAGTTAGGGGAAGAAAACGATTACAACACGATGAACCCGACATCTTCTTCACACACAGCAGCGTTGTACGAGTCGATGAATATTCAAAACCGGAAGAGGTTTGCTGCACAACCTCTGCCGGATTTTGTTGCTTGA